The sequence below is a genomic window from Haloferax mediterranei ATCC 33500.
AACATTGGTACGCCTCTCGAAAAGGCCATACGTACCGGAATGGCGCAGCACGTCTACTCACCGAATGAAAAATGCAGTCGGGAGGAAGGTGCGGAGGTATTGGTCTTCAGGTCGCCCCTCGCTCGGCCCGGACACTACTCCTCCGCAAGCTAATAATAGACCGGCCAGTGACTTGAAACAAATTCGTCATTACCGAGAACGTCGGGAGAACTAGTACGTTACTACTTCTCCCGTATTTTTGGAGCGAGATGGTGGCCGAGAGGCGGGACTGTCCGTCGTTCGGTTCGTTAGGGCGTCGGGTCGGTTCGTTCGCCCTGATAGCTCCCGTCGTACGTCTCGTTGTGGTTCGCCTTCGTGAGTACGATTTGCGCGACTCGCGCGCCGCGTTCGAGTTCGATGGGGTGGTGTACTTGCAGCAGTCCTTCCCCTTTGCCCTCGTAGCCGGCGTCCCAGACGGCGGTGTTGAGCATACACGAGTTCCGCATCAGCGACGAGCGAGGATAGATGAACCCAACGTGTCCGTCGGGGATGTGGACCGTCTCGGCGTATTGGAGGACGTACCCACCGGGTTCGAGGTGGTACGATTCCGTATCGGCATCGGCGAGGTCGAGTTCGCGGCGCTCACCGATTGTCTTCCCCTCGCGACCGATGCGGCCGGGTTCGACCTGTTCGAGCACCGAGTCGAGTGTCAGGTCCACGCCATTGGGTTGGACCTGTTCGTCGGTGACTGGCGAGATATGCTGTGCGACGAAGGAGCCAGCGCGGTACATAATTGGTCAGCGTTGGGGGGGCCAAAAACAGTAGCGAAACCCGAGTCAACACATAAACCTCGGGGACGGTTATCATGGAAGAACCACCAAGGAGTTTAATGGTCCTTAGACGCTAGAAACCCGGAGACGGCGGTATCCTTCACGTTCGAAGATAGGGAAGTACGCGGGATTTATATCCGAGGGCCATCGACATTCGCCTGTTATGGGACAGACGCTCACGGAAAAGATTCTCTCGGACCACCTCGTCGAGGGCGAACTTACCCCCGGAGAGGAAATTGGAATCGAAATCGACCAGGTCCTGATGCAGGACACGACTGGGACGATGGTGTGGCTCCAGTTCGAGGCACTCGACCTCGACGAGGCCCAGACCGAACTCGCAGCCCAGTACTGTGACCACCAGACCTACCAGTTCGACTTCAAGAACACGGACGACCACCGCTTCCTCCGTTCCGCGGCCGGGACATACGGTGCCCACTTCTCCCGACCCGGTAACGGTATTTGTCACAACGTCCACAAGGAGAACTTCGCCGCACCCGGCAAGACGCTCCTCGGCTCCGACTCGCACACGCCGACTCCCGGTGGTCTCGGCCAGCTCGCCATCGGTGCAGGTGGTCTCGACATCGCCGTCGCCATGGGTGGCGGCGCGTACTACGTCGAGATGCCGGAAGTCGTCAACGTTCGCCTCGAAGGCGAGCTTCCCGAGTGGTCCTCTGCGAAGGACGTTATCCTCGAGATGCTCCGCCGCGAGACCGTCAAAGGCGGCGTCGGCAAGGTCTTCGAATACTCCGGCCCCGGTGCTGAATCGCTCTCCGTGCCCGAGCGCACGACCATCACCAACATGGGGACGGAACTCGGCGCGACCTCGTCCATCTTCGAGACGGACGAAAAGACCAAAGACTACCTCGAACGCCAGGGCCGCGGCGACGAGTACGTCGAGCTGACGGCCGACGACGACGCGGAATACGCCGACGAAATCGTCATCGACCTCTCGGACCTCGAACCGCTCATCGCCTGCCCGTCGATGCCCGACAAGGTCGTGCCCGTCCGCGAAGTCGCCGGCAAGAAGGTCGAGCAGGTCCTCGTCGGTTCCTGTACGAACGGTGGCTACGAGGACATCCTCCCGGCCGCGAAGATGTTCGAGGGCCGCGAAGTCGCAAAGCACCTCGAAATGATTGTCGCACCCGGTTCGAAGCAGGCCGGCGAGATTCTGGCCCGTGAAGGCTGGACGGCTGAGATGATGGCGGCCGGCGTCAACGTCTCCGAGGCGACCTGTGGACCGTGTATCGGTATCGGCCACGTGCCCGCCTCTGACTCCATCTCCCTGCGTACCTTCAACCGCAACTTCGAGGGTCGCTCCGGTATCGAAGACGACAACGTCTACCTCTGCTCGCCGCAGGTCGCCGCCGCCGCGGCACTCGAGGGCGAAATCATCGACCCGCGCGACCTCGCCGACGAACTCGACGACCTCGAAGCGCCCGGCGTCGAGCTTCCCGACGAGTACGACGGTTCCAAGACGGACCTCATCTACGCGGAAGACGCCATCGACGACGACCTCATCAAGGGACCGAACATCGGCGAAGTCCCACTGCAGGACCCACTCGGTGCCGACATCTCGGGTGAGGCGCTCCTGAAGATGGAGGACAACATCACGACCGACCACATCATCCCGGCAACGTCCGACATCCTCAAGTTCCGCTCGAACATCGAGCGCCTCTCGGACTTCACGCTCTCGCGTGTCGACGAGACGTTCGCACAGCGCGCCAAGGAAGCCGGTTCCGGTGTTCTCGTCGCTGGCGAGAACTACGGTCAGGGTTCCTCCCGCGAACACGCCGCGATGTGTCCGATGTACCTCGGCATCGAGACCGTCCTCGCGCAGTCGTTCGCCCGCATCCACAAGGCGAACCTGTTCAACTTCGGTATCGTCCCTCTCGCCATCGACGAGGAGACCTACGAGAAGCTCGAACAGGGCGACGACATCGAAATCGTCGACGACGTGGCCGAAGGCGTCAAATCCGGCCAGGAAGAGTTCACCATCCGCGTGAACGGCGACTGGGAAGCGACGGCGGACCTGCACGCCTCCGAGCGTGAGCGTCGTATTCTCACCGCCGGTGGTAAGCTGCCTCTCACGAAGCAGCAGGCCGAAGGCGGCGCAGCGCCCGCGGACGACTAAGTCCACACCCAATATTCTCACGTTTTTCGGCCGGTGAGCGGCCGCACCGTGAGCGCCATTCATTCGACTCGGTGAGCGCCATTCATTCGACCCGGTGAGCGCCATTCATTCGACCGATTACAAACGATATTCGACCGTAACTCACACACGAGCGAAGCCGCGTGCTTTTCCATCACCGTCACATACCGCCGAATGTGAGGGAGTTCGACGACGCACTCGCCGACAACGTGGTCATCCGGCAAGCTGACCGCGCCGATTTACTCGACGTGCTCCGCATCGAGCGGGCGTGTTTCTCAGAGCCGTGGCCATACTCGGCGTTCGAGCTATTCGTCGACGAACCCGCATTCCTTGTGGCGACTCGCGAAAACGAGGTCCTCGGCTACGTCGTCGCCGACGTGATGCCGAACCACGGCAACGATATCGGCCACGTCAAGGACCTCGCGGTCCGAGAAGACGCCCGCGGAAACGGACTTGGACGGCGACTACTCGTACAGTCACTGGCGGCGATGACCATCGCAGGAGCGACCGTCGTCAAACTCGAAGTTCGCGTCTCTAACGACCCGGCGATACGGCTCTACCGGAGCGTCGGCTTCGAATCCGCCCGTCGAATTCCCGGCTACTACGGCAACGGGGAAGACGCCTATATCATGGTTCTGGACCTCAGCGAGTGGAAATCTGACTGACACAAGCGCGGTGAAGTTCGTGGGAGTCCTTATCATGGACACGGTCGTACTTCGATTGTGTCACCGCCAGCCGAAGTTCTCTGTGTAAGTGACGACGGCGGTTTTGTGGATTCCCTCGAATCGTCGTTCGACTCACGTTCCGAGGACACAACCATCCGCCACGTCAAAAGCGGATTCGCTGCCTACGTGGAACTTCTCGATGCAGCGTCGGTTATCCACTGTGTCGTCCTCGCTGTCCCGCTCGCAGACGGTGACGAAGCCGAATTTACCCGCAATATTCGCGAACACGGACTTGACGTTCCAGTCGTCGTTGCGACCGACGACGAGCGCGTCGCCAAGCGGGT
It includes:
- a CDS encoding deoxyuridine 5'-triphosphate nucleotidohydrolase, whose protein sequence is MYRAGSFVAQHISPVTDEQVQPNGVDLTLDSVLEQVEPGRIGREGKTIGERRELDLADADTESYHLEPGGYVLQYAETVHIPDGHVGFIYPRSSLMRNSCMLNTAVWDAGYEGKGEGLLQVHHPIELERGARVAQIVLTKANHNETYDGSYQGERTDPTP
- a CDS encoding aconitate hydratase, whose protein sequence is MGQTLTEKILSDHLVEGELTPGEEIGIEIDQVLMQDTTGTMVWLQFEALDLDEAQTELAAQYCDHQTYQFDFKNTDDHRFLRSAAGTYGAHFSRPGNGICHNVHKENFAAPGKTLLGSDSHTPTPGGLGQLAIGAGGLDIAVAMGGGAYYVEMPEVVNVRLEGELPEWSSAKDVILEMLRRETVKGGVGKVFEYSGPGAESLSVPERTTITNMGTELGATSSIFETDEKTKDYLERQGRGDEYVELTADDDAEYADEIVIDLSDLEPLIACPSMPDKVVPVREVAGKKVEQVLVGSCTNGGYEDILPAAKMFEGREVAKHLEMIVAPGSKQAGEILAREGWTAEMMAAGVNVSEATCGPCIGIGHVPASDSISLRTFNRNFEGRSGIEDDNVYLCSPQVAAAAALEGEIIDPRDLADELDDLEAPGVELPDEYDGSKTDLIYAEDAIDDDLIKGPNIGEVPLQDPLGADISGEALLKMEDNITTDHIIPATSDILKFRSNIERLSDFTLSRVDETFAQRAKEAGSGVLVAGENYGQGSSREHAAMCPMYLGIETVLAQSFARIHKANLFNFGIVPLAIDEETYEKLEQGDDIEIVDDVAEGVKSGQEEFTIRVNGDWEATADLHASERERRILTAGGKLPLTKQQAEGGAAPADD
- the rimI gene encoding ribosomal protein S18-alanine N-acetyltransferase; translated protein: MREFDDALADNVVIRQADRADLLDVLRIERACFSEPWPYSAFELFVDEPAFLVATRENEVLGYVVADVMPNHGNDIGHVKDLAVREDARGNGLGRRLLVQSLAAMTIAGATVVKLEVRVSNDPAIRLYRSVGFESARRIPGYYGNGEDAYIMVLDLSEWKSD